AAATGATGGTCTAATCCTACACTATACATCTGGATCAACAGGAAAGCCTAAAGGGGTTTTACATGTCCATAATGCAATGATCCAGCACTATCAAACAGCTAAGTGGGTTCTGGACCTCCAAGAAGAGGATGTTTATTGGTGTACAGCAGACCCAGGTTGGGTAACAGGAACTTCCTATGGTATCTTTGGCCCGTGGCTTACAGGAACATCAAATGTTATCGTAGGTGGACGATTCAGTCCAGAAGCGTGGTATGAAACCATTCAAAATTTTGGTGTAACCGTGTGGTACAGTGCACCAACAGCGTTTAGAATGTTAATGGGTGCTGGTAACGATGTTGTTCAACAATTTGACCTAAGTTCTTTACGTCATATTTTAAGTGTAGGGGAACCACTTAACCCTGAAGTTGTTCGCTGGGGTATGAAGGTATTCCAATTGCGTATTCATGATACGTGGTGGATGACAGAAACGGGTGCTCAACTAATTTGTAACTATCCTTGCATGGAAATTCGTCCAGGCTCAATGGGTAAACCGATCCCCGGTGTAAAAGCAGCTATTGTGGATGATCAAGGGAATGAACTACCACCATTCCGAATGGGTAACCTAGCAATTGAAAAAGGTTGGCCATCCATGATGAGTACGATCTGGAACAATCCAGCGAAATATGAATCTTATTTCTTAGCGGATAAATGGTATGTATCGGGTGATTCTGCTTACATGGATGAGGATGGCTACTTCTGGTTCCAAGGCCGTGTGGATGATGTCATTATGACATCTGGAGAAAGAGTAGGTCCATTTGAAGTGGAAAGTAAGCTAGTGGAACATCCTGCCATTGCTGAAGCTGGTGTCATTGGGAAGCCAGACCCAGTTAGAGGGGAAATCATTAAAGCATTCGTAGCCCTTCGTGAAGGGTATGAGCCAACAGATGAACTAAAGGAAGAAATTCGTCTTCATGTGAAGAAGGGGCTAGCTGCACATGCTGCACCTCGTGAAATTGAGTTTAAAGATAAGCTTCCAAAGACTAGAAGTGGTAAGATTATGCGTCGTGTCTTGAAAGCGTGGGAGCTTGATTTACCTACTGGTGATTTATCTACAATGGAAGATTAAATGGAAGGGCTGTCTCATTTTTTGAGGCGGCTTTTTTTGGTTGAATAGTTTAGTGTCCTGCGTTCTGAGGGTAGTGGTATTGAGTTCTGAAAAAGAGGTATTGAGTTCTGAAAAAGAGATGCTGAGTTCTGAAAAGAGGTGCTGAGTTCTGAAAAAGAGGTGTTGAATTCTGAAAAGAATGAGCTAACTTCTGAAAAGGAAAATAGGAGTTCCGAAAAGAGAAAATCAACTTCTGGTAAAACAGATTTTTCCATCTGAACAGCAAGAAAAAAGTCCACTTCTGGTTCATTACACCATAAGTGGACTTTTTTACTATGGATTCAATATTTCATCAATTGGATCTCGTTCATCATCTGGAGGTGTATCTTCGTCACCATCTCCAGATCCTTCGCCGGAATTACCACCGTTGTTATCCGGTGGATCAGTCGGTTCATTGTCACCGTCTGCCGGTTCCGTTTCAGGGTCTTCTGGTTGGACATTTCCAACTTGAAGAATGTTAGATGGAGATGATTCCTGACCAGCTATATCAACAGCAGTAACATAGAATTCACCATTTCCAACGTCATACGATAGCTCATCACCAGCTAGTACATGCCCCACTACACTGTCGGTTTCGCCATCTATGCGCTGATAAATTCTGTATCCAATAATATCTTCTTCAGTATTAGCACCCCAGCTTATTTTTTGATCTTTTGCTGTAGTTTTTACAGCAGCTGGAACTTTACCATTCTCTTCTAATACATCATCAGGAACTAAAATATCTGACCAGTTTTCTTTATCTGGAATCAATTGTTTTGGATCCTGCAATTCCTCTCCACCCATCTTTTCAATAAATTCAGGGTTTAAAAGGAGCCCTTCCTGAGTAAACTCTTCAGGTGTTGTCTCGAGAGCTAGATACTTTTTGTCACCTATTGTAACGTATCTACCTTCAATTAAACTATTGTCTGTTTCTGTTGGAACGAACTTAGCGTTAAATAGGTCTGTTTGTACAAGCCCTGATTCCATACAGATTTCTGAAGGGAGAAGTCCTGAGACTGCACAATATGATCTCTTTACTATTCCACCTGGCATTTGGAAGTTTTCTTGTGGTGCCACCAATTCTGGTTTAATTTCGTAGGTGGCGTTCATTAAATCTGCCCACAGATAGTTATTTCTGACACCAGGAGAAAGTCCCTTATAGTTTGCCTCTAATGTCTTCGGAGTATCGTACCCAATCCAGACTCCAAACGTTACATTTGGATTTGTAGCGACGAACCAAGAATCATGTGTCTCATTCGTTGTTCCCGTTTTTCCTGCCCAATCAGCTTTGAAGTTTAAACGACCCGGAACTGATGCTGCTGTACCTTGCGTAATTACATCTCTCATCATGTCAATGGTTAAGTAGGCAGTTTGAGGGCTAAACACATCTACTGGTTGACTTTCGTGTTTATAAATGGTCTTTCCATCTTTATTCACTATTTTCTCAATCATATAGGCATCAATAAAAGTACCATTGTTAGCAAAAGTGGAATAGGCGTTTACATTTTCCTCAACCGTTACCCCATATGTCATGGCCCCAAGTGCCATAGATGGATTATGATAATCTCCCTCTGAAAGGGTTGTAACCCCCATTTTGTTTAAAAATTCAGCAGGACGTTGCGGTAAAATATCTAAATATGCTTTGACGGCAGGTATATTAAAGGACTTTGTTAATGCAACTCTAGCTGTTGTTAGCCCATTATAACCTTTGCTATAGTTCTTCGGCTCCCACTCTTTTCCGCTTCCATCGTTAAGAAGTAGCTTAACATCCGGAATGATAGACGCCGGTTGAAGTGTTCCAAGTTCAAATGCTGGTGCATATACCAATAAGGGTTTCATCGTTGATCCATTTTGACGCGGAGCATTGGTAGCGTGATTTGTTTGTTCACGGCTATGGTCGCGCCCACCAACAAAACTAATGATCTTACCGGTTTTATTTTCTATTAACATGGCCCCAGTTTCTACTTGTTCCATAACAACAGTTTCTTCACTTGTATTCGGGTCAATATGTTTTTCAGGCTTATCATTCCCGTAGTACTCATAAGCTTTTACAACTTCTTGCATCTTGTCGTAAATATCTTTTTCAATCGTTGTGTGAATCGTGTAGCCATTTTGTCTTAAATTCCTGTAAGCCAAGCTATAATACTTATTATATAATTCGTCATCTAAAGCGAGGTCTTCTTTTGTATACCCATCTTCAGTAGCCAGCATTTCCATAATAATTTCTGTAGCACGTAACTCTACTTCAACCGTTAGCCAAGGATAGTTTTCCATTGGACTAGGTTTAGGCTCAATAAAGTCTTGGGTAATATCATAATTGATTGCTTTATCAAACTCTTCTTGTGTAATCTTTTCTTCCTCAAGCATTCTTGTTAAGACAATTTTCATTCGGTTTAATCCAGGCTCTAGTCCCTCAGGAGATTTTAAAGTCCCATCATTCTGAAAAGGTGTATAGGCAGATGGACTTTGAGGTAACCCAGCAATAAAAGCAGCTTGAGGTAATGTTAACTTATCAGCATCCACGCCAAAAATCCCTTGTGCAGCTGTTTGAACTCCAGCTATATTTCTACCAGATGAATTTCTACCAAAAGGAGAAACATTTAAATAAGCTTCTAAAATTTGATCTTTATCAAAGAATTTCTCTAAACGTAGAGCAAGAAGAATCTCTTTAGCTTTACGGTCAAAGGAAACTTCATTCGTTAGAATCTGGTTTTTTATCAATTGTTGAGTAAGGGTACTTCCCCCTGATTGCATAGAAGAGTTTGCAAATTCCTGGTAGAGGGCTCTTAAAATCGCCTTGGGAACGACCCCTTGGTGAATTTCAAAATACTCATCCTCTGTAGCAATAATAGCGTCTTTGAGATACTGCGAAACATTGTCAATTGACACTTCATCTCGGTCAATATCTGAGCGCAATTTACCTAGATAAACGTTGTTTGCGAAGTATACTTCTGATGTTTCCTCGTAATTGTAAATGTCTTTCCGCATACTCTCATAGGAACGGAGTGGTTCATCCTTTACAAGTGACGCAAAATAACCTGCGCCTACCCCACCCGCAAAAGCGGAGACTAAAACAATTACAATTAGAAAAATTAAAATGATATTCCAAGTTACACCGTATGTAATTCGGGCACCTTTTTTCGATTTATCACTAGCTAATATGTGGTAAATAGAAAGAAGACGTTCTTTCCATGCGTTTTTATCCTTCATGTTATTCCCCCCAAAATCATTCCCATTATAGCATATTTTGTACCGTAAAGGGTGACAATTAAAAGAGGATTGACAAGGAAGTTTAAACTATGCTAATAATGTTCTAAAGAAATATCGATGCGAAGAAGGATTTACAGTAATTCTTTTATCACTGTTGAAGAGAGCTGATGGTTGGTGCAAATCAGTACACATAAAAGGATGAATTACGAATCTGGAGCACTAAACATCACATTTTGTGATTGGCGTTTGTCGCGTTAAGACTTTTTAAGCGGAAAGCAATTGCTTTCAAGTTGGGTGGTACCGCGGATAATCCGTCCCTACATATTTGTAGGGCGGTTTTTTATTTTGTAAAAAGGAGTGCAACAAAATGAACAGCCTATTAGAAGATTTACAATTTAGAGGGCTCATCAATCAAATGACAGACGAAGAAGGACTAGAAAAAGTCCTAAATGAGGAGTCTATTCGTCTATATTGTGGTTTTGATCCTACTGCAGATAGCTTACACATCGGTCACCTATTACCGGTTTTAATTTTAAGACGTTTCCAACAAGCTGGCCATCGTCCCATTGCCTTAGTCGGTGGAGCTACAGGTCTAATTGGAGACCCTAGTGGAAAAAAAGCAGAAAGAACGCTAAACTCCACTGAAATCGTTCAAGAATGGAGCAATAAAATTAAGGGACAATTATCTCGTTTCCTTGATTTTGACACAGCAGAAAACCCTGCAATTGTAGCCAACAATTTTGATTGGATTGGCCAAATGGATTTAATCACATTCTTACGTGATATTGGGAAGAACTTTGGATTAAATTACATGCTTGCTAAAGATACAGTTGCGTCTCGTATTGAAACAGGGATTTCTTTCACAGAGTTTAGCTACATGATTCTTCAATCGTTAGACTTTTTAAAGTTGTACGAAAATGAAGGATGTAGACTTCAAGTTGGTGGTAGTGACCAATGGGGAAACATTACAGCTGGACTTGAGCTAATTCGAAAATCACATGAAAATGCCAAAGCATTTGGGTTAACAGTTCCTCTAGTAACAAAAGCAGATGGGACAAAATTTGGTAAAACAGAAGGTGGAGCGGTTTGGTTAGACCCAGAAAAAACAACTCCATACGAGTTCTATCAATTCTGGATTAATACAGATGACCGTGATGTTGTGAAATACTTGAAATACTTCACATTCCTATCAAAAGAGGAAATCGAAGCACTTGAAAAAGAGATGGAAGAAGCACCGCATTTACGCGCTGCCCAAAAGTCATTAGCTGAGCAAATGACAAAGCTGGTTCATGGTGAAGAAGCATTTATCCAAGCAGTTAAAATCACAGAAGCTCTCTTCAGTGGAGATATAAAAGGCCTTTCAGCTTCTGAAATTGAACAAGGCTTTAAGGATGTCCCTTCATTTGAAGGAGGAGAAGAAAACAACCTGATTGAACTATTGGTTGCTG
This genomic stretch from Bacillus carboniphilus harbors:
- the acsA gene encoding acetate--CoA ligase, encoding MKVEALPVIKGNNNLDNYETTVEKFDWKEAEKAFTWHETGKVNLAYEAIDRHAESFRKNKVALYYKDPKRNEKYTFKEMKDLSNQAANALKAYGDVTKGDRVFIFMPRSPELYFSVLGAIKLGAIVGPLFEAFMEGAVRDRLEDSGAKVLVTTPELLERVPVEELPELKTIFLVGTDVKEDDKYVDFLDKLGKASKDLTIEWVDRNDGLILHYTSGSTGKPKGVLHVHNAMIQHYQTAKWVLDLQEEDVYWCTADPGWVTGTSYGIFGPWLTGTSNVIVGGRFSPEAWYETIQNFGVTVWYSAPTAFRMLMGAGNDVVQQFDLSSLRHILSVGEPLNPEVVRWGMKVFQLRIHDTWWMTETGAQLICNYPCMEIRPGSMGKPIPGVKAAIVDDQGNELPPFRMGNLAIEKGWPSMMSTIWNNPAKYESYFLADKWYVSGDSAYMDEDGYFWFQGRVDDVIMTSGERVGPFEVESKLVEHPAIAEAGVIGKPDPVRGEIIKAFVALREGYEPTDELKEEIRLHVKKGLAAHAAPREIEFKDKLPKTRSGKIMRRVLKAWELDLPTGDLSTMED
- a CDS encoding transglycosylase domain-containing protein, whose product is MKDKNAWKERLLSIYHILASDKSKKGARITYGVTWNIILIFLIVIVLVSAFAGGVGAGYFASLVKDEPLRSYESMRKDIYNYEETSEVYFANNVYLGKLRSDIDRDEVSIDNVSQYLKDAIIATEDEYFEIHQGVVPKAILRALYQEFANSSMQSGGSTLTQQLIKNQILTNEVSFDRKAKEILLALRLEKFFDKDQILEAYLNVSPFGRNSSGRNIAGVQTAAQGIFGVDADKLTLPQAAFIAGLPQSPSAYTPFQNDGTLKSPEGLEPGLNRMKIVLTRMLEEEKITQEEFDKAINYDITQDFIEPKPSPMENYPWLTVEVELRATEIIMEMLATEDGYTKEDLALDDELYNKYYSLAYRNLRQNGYTIHTTIEKDIYDKMQEVVKAYEYYGNDKPEKHIDPNTSEETVVMEQVETGAMLIENKTGKIISFVGGRDHSREQTNHATNAPRQNGSTMKPLLVYAPAFELGTLQPASIIPDVKLLLNDGSGKEWEPKNYSKGYNGLTTARVALTKSFNIPAVKAYLDILPQRPAEFLNKMGVTTLSEGDYHNPSMALGAMTYGVTVEENVNAYSTFANNGTFIDAYMIEKIVNKDGKTIYKHESQPVDVFSPQTAYLTIDMMRDVITQGTAASVPGRLNFKADWAGKTGTTNETHDSWFVATNPNVTFGVWIGYDTPKTLEANYKGLSPGVRNNYLWADLMNATYEIKPELVAPQENFQMPGGIVKRSYCAVSGLLPSEICMESGLVQTDLFNAKFVPTETDNSLIEGRYVTIGDKKYLALETTPEEFTQEGLLLNPEFIEKMGGEELQDPKQLIPDKENWSDILVPDDVLEENGKVPAAVKTTAKDQKISWGANTEEDIIGYRIYQRIDGETDSVVGHVLAGDELSYDVGNGEFYVTAVDIAGQESSPSNILQVGNVQPEDPETEPADGDNEPTDPPDNNGGNSGEGSGDGDEDTPPDDERDPIDEILNP
- the tyrS gene encoding tyrosine--tRNA ligase encodes the protein MNSLLEDLQFRGLINQMTDEEGLEKVLNEESIRLYCGFDPTADSLHIGHLLPVLILRRFQQAGHRPIALVGGATGLIGDPSGKKAERTLNSTEIVQEWSNKIKGQLSRFLDFDTAENPAIVANNFDWIGQMDLITFLRDIGKNFGLNYMLAKDTVASRIETGISFTEFSYMILQSLDFLKLYENEGCRLQVGGSDQWGNITAGLELIRKSHENAKAFGLTVPLVTKADGTKFGKTEGGAVWLDPEKTTPYEFYQFWINTDDRDVVKYLKYFTFLSKEEIEALEKEMEEAPHLRAAQKSLAEQMTKLVHGEEAFIQAVKITEALFSGDIKGLSASEIEQGFKDVPSFEGGEENNLIELLVAAKISPSKRQAREDVQNGAVYINGERVTDTGYELAPEDRIEGKFTIIRRGKKKYFLIRF